The Patescibacteria group bacterium genome has a segment encoding these proteins:
- a CDS encoding ATPase, T2SS/T4P/T4SS family, producing the protein MLKQEQIERILLESKVIPETDIKKAVTEAANENMSLTDYLIQQKLVSENGLYEAVANYYGAVFVDLKKQVIRKDLLQLIPESVVQAHQLIPYEQTTKALKVAVTDPSDIEIIEFIKKRAPNTVEITVTTPTAIKEILKQHHKGIKAKFDEMTTAGNQAEVAIDQKDLKKLAQDLPIIRIVDTLLEYAIFESASDIHIEPTEKDVMVRYRIDGILREVMTLPKKTQFGLVARIKILSNLKLDEHRLPQDGRFKVTNDDYQVAFRVSIIPVYDGEKIVLRLLNESAQVLTLDQLGLLSRSLEILKRNIAKPHGMILVTGPTGSGKTTTLYTVLNILNKPGVNISTVEDPIEYRMPRINQSQVNPKIGFTFSIGLRSLLRQDPNIIMVGEIRDKETAEIAANAAMTGHLVLSTLHTNDAIGALPRLLEMGVPSFLVASTTNLVMAQRLVRKICPNCIVSYTLSTRAISELEKQINLQAILKTLNDEGAVSLAKANPESLLFYRGKGCQECNQTGYKGRVGIYEVMEIDHEVADAITKNVSAEDLRALAKKKGMLNMLEDGFIKAKMGTTSLEEVLRVTKD; encoded by the coding sequence ATGTTGAAACAAGAACAAATAGAGCGCATCTTGTTGGAATCGAAAGTCATACCCGAAACCGACATCAAAAAGGCTGTCACTGAGGCTGCCAACGAGAACATGTCGCTGACCGACTACTTGATCCAGCAAAAACTGGTTTCGGAGAACGGTCTTTATGAAGCAGTCGCCAATTATTACGGCGCTGTTTTTGTTGATTTGAAGAAGCAAGTAATCCGCAAGGACTTGTTGCAATTGATACCCGAGTCAGTCGTCCAGGCGCACCAACTCATCCCCTATGAACAAACCACCAAAGCTCTAAAAGTCGCCGTCACTGATCCCAGCGACATCGAAATCATTGAATTCATAAAGAAACGCGCCCCCAATACCGTAGAAATCACAGTTACGACACCCACGGCCATCAAAGAAATTCTCAAGCAGCACCATAAGGGCATCAAGGCCAAATTTGACGAGATGACCACGGCTGGCAACCAAGCCGAGGTAGCCATTGATCAAAAAGATCTTAAGAAGCTCGCCCAGGATCTGCCCATTATCCGCATTGTCGATACGTTGCTGGAATATGCCATATTCGAAAGCGCCTCCGATATTCACATCGAACCGACCGAAAAAGATGTCATGGTGCGCTATCGCATCGACGGAATCTTGCGAGAGGTAATGACTTTGCCGAAAAAAACCCAGTTTGGATTAGTGGCTCGCATTAAAATATTATCGAATTTAAAATTAGACGAACACCGCTTGCCTCAGGATGGCCGGTTCAAGGTCACTAATGATGATTACCAGGTTGCGTTTCGTGTGTCGATTATCCCGGTCTATGACGGTGAAAAGATCGTCTTGCGTTTGTTGAACGAATCAGCCCAGGTATTGACCCTGGATCAGCTGGGGCTATTGTCGCGGTCTTTGGAAATATTGAAACGAAACATTGCCAAACCTCACGGCATGATTCTGGTAACCGGGCCGACCGGCTCGGGAAAAACCACCACGTTATACACGGTTTTAAATATTCTGAATAAACCCGGGGTGAATATTTCCACGGTCGAAGACCCAATCGAATATCGCATGCCCCGGATTAATCAAAGCCAGGTTAACCCAAAGATCGGCTTTACATTTTCGATCGGCCTGCGCTCATTACTGCGCCAAGACCCCAACATTATCATGGTCGGGGAAATTCGCGACAAAGAAACAGCTGAGATTGCCGCCAATGCCGCTATGACCGGTCACTTGGTTTTGTCCACGCTGCACACTAACGATGCCATCGGCGCCCTCCCCCGCTTGTTAGAAATGGGGGTGCCGTCATTCCTGGTCGCCAGCACTACAAACTTAGTTATGGCTCAGCGCCTGGTACGCAAGATCTGTCCAAATTGTATTGTCAGTTATACCCTAAGCACCCGGGCAATATCCGAATTGGAAAAGCAGATCAATCTGCAAGCCATCCTGAAAACGCTCAATGATGAAGGCGCGGTCAGCTTGGCCAAGGCCAATCCTGAATCATTGCTTTTTTACCGAGGCAAGGGCTGTCAGGAATGCAATCAAACGGGATATAAGGGTCGGGTCGGTATTTATGAAGTTATGGAAATCGACCACGAAGTAGCCGATGCCATAACCAAGAATGTATCCGCCGAAGACCTGCGCGCCCTCGCAAAAAAGAAGGGCATGTTGAATATGCTGGAAGATGGTTTTATCAAGGCTAAAATGGGCACCACTTCATTGGAAGAAGTATTGCGGGTTACTAAAGACTAG
- the murD gene encoding UDP-N-acetylmuramoyl-L-alanine--D-glutamate ligase, producing the protein MKHKWKNKRVLIMGLGLYGGGLAATKYFLKHGAKIVVTDLRDAVVLRPSLAKLKNARVSYTLGRHEHQDFMNADIVIQNPGVPNNSPLLKTAQKAGARIENEAGIFFSQVKVPIIGITGTKGKSTTTTLVWQILKQVKPKTLVAGNIRTTAMLEIIDRLPVRNPVVLELSSWQLEGLVRHRISPHAALITNVLPDHLNRYRSFAHYRDTKGIILEYQKPNDIGVLNYDNDSTRLLGKRVRSKLFWFSKQPFTKSTIKGAFADGDQIYFGTIKKNVVVMPVSEIQLLGGHNLENVLGAITLTAALGVSLPTIRRVVRKFKGIPDRLELIRTVGGVQYINDTTATAPIATLAAIKALAPQGPLFLIAGGQNKDLDYQTLCQEIDRSVKAVILLPGNASDIIRHNIAKRLVYPAADMEQAVKIAAGLARSGETVVLSPAAASFNLFKNEFDRAEQFVKAVRRLS; encoded by the coding sequence ATGAAACATAAATGGAAAAACAAACGCGTCCTGATTATGGGATTGGGGCTCTACGGCGGGGGACTGGCGGCGACTAAATATTTTTTGAAACACGGTGCCAAGATTGTCGTCACTGATTTACGTGATGCCGTGGTATTGAGGCCATCTTTGGCGAAGCTAAAAAATGCACGCGTTTCATACACGTTGGGCCGGCATGAACACCAGGATTTTATGAACGCCGATATTGTAATTCAAAACCCGGGTGTGCCAAATAACTCGCCATTATTAAAGACCGCCCAAAAAGCCGGTGCCAGAATTGAAAATGAAGCCGGAATATTTTTTAGCCAGGTAAAAGTGCCCATCATTGGCATCACCGGTACCAAAGGAAAAAGCACCACTACTACGCTGGTCTGGCAGATTTTAAAACAAGTAAAACCCAAAACGTTGGTCGCCGGCAATATCCGCACTACGGCCATGCTGGAGATTATCGATCGTTTGCCAGTACGCAACCCCGTGGTGTTAGAGTTATCATCTTGGCAACTCGAGGGATTAGTACGACACCGAATAAGCCCGCACGCGGCGTTGATTACCAATGTATTGCCGGATCATCTGAATCGTTATCGCTCCTTTGCCCATTATCGCGACACCAAAGGAATTATTTTAGAATATCAGAAACCAAACGATATCGGAGTGCTCAATTATGACAATGACAGCACGCGGCTGCTCGGTAAACGAGTGCGGAGTAAATTGTTTTGGTTTTCAAAACAGCCGTTTACTAAATCAACAATAAAAGGCGCGTTTGCCGATGGCGATCAAATATACTTCGGCACGATCAAAAAAAATGTCGTTGTAATGCCGGTCAGTGAAATCCAACTACTAGGCGGGCACAACCTAGAAAATGTGCTGGGAGCGATCACCTTAACGGCTGCTCTGGGAGTCTCATTGCCTACGATTCGCCGGGTGGTACGAAAATTTAAGGGGATTCCCGATCGTCTGGAGTTAATTCGAACAGTTGGTGGCGTGCAGTATATCAATGACACGACGGCCACGGCGCCAATAGCGACACTGGCAGCGATAAAAGCATTAGCGCCGCAGGGACCGCTATTTCTTATTGCCGGCGGTCAGAACAAAGATCTGGATTATCAGACCTTGTGCCAGGAAATCGATCGTTCAGTTAAGGCGGTGATTCTGTTGCCGGGCAATGCCAGCGATATCATTCGACATAATATTGCCAAGCGATTAGTTTACCCGGCGGCTGATATGGAGCAAGCGGTTAAAATTGCAGCTGGCCTAGCTAGGTCGGGCGAGACGGTGGTATTATCGCCCGCGGCGGCGAGTTTTAATTTATTCAAGAATGAGTTCGATCGGGCGGAGCAGTTTGTTAAAGCCGTACGGAGGCTATCGTGA
- the murG gene encoding undecaprenyldiphospho-muramoylpentapeptide beta-N-acetylglucosaminyltransferase, with protein sequence MKIALVGGGTGGTITPLLAVAEVFRKRYPDAVLFFIGTNSQPERMLVERAGIKFYSVPAGKLRRYFSLSNLIDPFKVIAGFFKSYGLLRAQKPDAILSVGSYVSVSVIWAGRMLGIPALVHQQDVVPGLANKLVASVAKKISVTFESSLRDFPRSKTTWIGNPIRTELLMGDRAQAAKIFNLKPEPPIVLVFGGGTGAAPINELIAGAGFRLVEICQLIHIFGPQKMLIKLKHENYHTYEFLAEDMKHAYAAADVVVCRAGLSSITEAAALGKPTVFIPMPHTHQEANADLLKRYNAAVVLDQQSIDSEFLVNVIQGLLANPGWREVLSKNIRQLAKPDAGERLTDLLVSLTAKS encoded by the coding sequence ATGAAAATCGCATTAGTGGGGGGTGGAACCGGCGGTACTATTACGCCCTTACTGGCCGTAGCCGAAGTATTTCGTAAGCGATATCCGGACGCGGTATTGTTTTTTATTGGCACAAATTCACAACCGGAACGGATGCTGGTTGAGCGAGCCGGTATAAAGTTTTATTCGGTTCCAGCCGGCAAACTACGACGGTATTTTTCTCTAAGCAATTTAATTGATCCGTTTAAAGTGATAGCCGGTTTTTTCAAGTCTTACGGTCTGTTGCGGGCTCAAAAACCTGACGCAATATTATCAGTCGGTAGCTATGTAAGCGTATCGGTCATTTGGGCGGGTCGCATGTTGGGCATTCCAGCTTTGGTGCACCAGCAGGATGTTGTGCCGGGTTTGGCCAATAAATTGGTAGCCTCGGTGGCCAAGAAAATCAGCGTTACGTTTGAAAGCTCGTTGCGTGATTTCCCCAGGAGCAAGACAACGTGGATTGGTAACCCGATCCGGACCGAGTTGTTAATGGGTGACCGGGCTCAAGCGGCTAAGATATTTAACCTCAAACCAGAGCCGCCAATCGTGTTAGTTTTTGGCGGCGGAACTGGCGCCGCACCGATAAACGAATTAATCGCCGGAGCCGGCTTCCGTCTGGTAGAGATCTGCCAGCTGATTCATATCTTTGGCCCCCAAAAGATGCTAATCAAGCTAAAGCATGAAAATTACCACACCTATGAATTCCTAGCCGAAGATATGAAGCACGCTTATGCCGCGGCTGACGTGGTTGTTTGTCGGGCCGGTTTGTCCAGCATTACTGAAGCAGCAGCTCTGGGTAAGCCAACTGTTTTTATACCAATGCCACACACCCACCAGGAAGCAAACGCTGATCTATTAAAGCGCTACAACGCGGCGGTAGTACTCGATCAACAGTCAATCGACTCGGAATTTTTAGTCAATGTAATTCAGGGTTTGCTCGCCAATCCAGGCTGGCGCGAGGTACTGTCAAAAAATATACGCCAATTGGCCAAACCAGACGCCGGTGAACGTCTAACTGATTTACTGGTCAGCCTAACGGCAAAATCATGA
- the murB gene encoding UDP-N-acetylmuramate dehydrogenase — MSDTSAIEKLPGIKKHELMSRHTTFKIGGPADYYFVARSKPDIVQAISSARSSQLPYLVIGHGSNLLVSDAGIRGLVIRIENDGISRAGSRVTADAGVSLGRLALWTVEQGLTGAEFISGIPGSIGGSIRGNAGAMGGELKDIVVCVEALDEAGQFRILANSECQFAYRDSRFKHNSEIIISAVFQLAAGQPAVGLARLKEYALKRSATQDYSIPSAGCMFKNPAGQSAGKLIDDLGFKGRRVGDAMVSPTHANFITNVGHATAAQVVELVALIKQSVLEKHGIELGTEVQFIGF; from the coding sequence ATGAGTGATACATCGGCGATCGAAAAGTTACCCGGCATCAAAAAGCATGAATTGATGTCCCGACATACCACTTTTAAAATCGGCGGACCGGCTGATTATTATTTTGTCGCCCGATCAAAGCCTGACATTGTCCAAGCCATCTCATCCGCCCGTTCCAGCCAGCTGCCATATCTGGTTATCGGTCACGGTAGTAATTTGCTTGTTTCAGATGCTGGCATTAGAGGTTTGGTGATTCGCATTGAAAATGATGGCATCAGCCGCGCCGGCAGCCGGGTAACGGCTGACGCCGGTGTTAGTTTGGGACGATTGGCACTATGGACAGTTGAACAGGGATTAACCGGTGCGGAATTCATCTCGGGTATTCCGGGTTCGATCGGCGGCTCGATCCGGGGTAATGCCGGCGCGATGGGCGGAGAGCTGAAAGACATTGTCGTTTGCGTCGAGGCGCTGGACGAAGCCGGGCAGTTTCGGATACTGGCCAATTCCGAATGCCAGTTCGCTTACCGCGACAGTCGATTCAAGCACAACTCCGAAATAATCATATCGGCGGTTTTTCAGTTAGCGGCCGGTCAACCGGCTGTTGGACTGGCTCGGCTCAAGGAATATGCTCTGAAAAGAAGCGCCACTCAAGACTATTCAATTCCATCAGCGGGCTGTATGTTCAAGAATCCCGCCGGTCAATCAGCTGGCAAACTGATTGACGATCTGGGTTTCAAGGGGCGCCGGGTGGGGGATGCTATGGTGTCCCCAACACACGCGAATTTTATTACCAACGTCGGTCATGCAACCGCGGCGCAAGTTGTTGAGCTGGTAGCTTTAATCAAACAGTCAGTATTGGAAAAGCACGGCATCGAACTGGGTACCGAGGTGCAGTTCATCGGTTTTTAA
- a CDS encoding glycosyltransferase family 39 protein: MTNWLNKRATWLALALLAGMLVVELTSAMTQSQIIDEAPHIAAGYSYWTTGDFKMNPEHPPLIKMLATLPLQFMKLKPITSFSAWETNPDQWQLGRQFLYENTASHTWLLFWARLPIMLLSIILGWIIFKWSAHLFGATGGLLSLLFYVCDPTVIAHSRWITTDLGIALGLFATLYFLKRFVDRSSTKNFLLFVLIYGLAQVAKFSAVILFPLTILYLIIAWWQRRGQSPASVDNTREFLAPRSIKKIFYFALLLLLGSFLITWAIYGFEMRLPASDPEVAHGFALGKSLVHYDTPTLKFINLITDTGTGVGHFVQRLTETVPLPAYSYFKGFVVLSIHNYWGHMAYLMGHYSNTGWWYYFIIAFLIKSPLVTLAFLLVILALLGRRLFMRDHDQTMNLAKTRRHRFSLAPFCQRLRKSKIDWWIIILTPTAYFIWTLTSKLNLGVRHLLPIYPFIFIGFGVLATLKWSRRGLVLKFLGLALVLFYVVDSFAIYPHYISYFNQSIGGPSQGYKYLLDSNIDWGQDLILLKKYLDERDLNFVYFHYFGTADPKAYGIDHVSPPTNDQIAELPDFHGTVAISLSGLYSQSGEYRWLLDYKPVVTIGYSIRVYDIDFRK, from the coding sequence ATGACCAATTGGCTGAATAAACGCGCCACCTGGCTGGCGCTGGCTTTACTGGCCGGCATGCTGGTCGTAGAGCTGACCAGCGCTATGACCCAATCCCAGATTATTGACGAAGCGCCTCATATTGCCGCCGGGTATTCGTACTGGACGACCGGGGACTTTAAGATGAACCCAGAACACCCCCCGCTGATTAAGATGCTGGCCACGCTGCCGCTTCAGTTTATGAAGTTAAAACCGATTACGTCGTTTTCGGCTTGGGAAACAAATCCCGACCAGTGGCAATTGGGACGCCAGTTCCTGTACGAAAATACCGCGAGTCACACATGGTTGCTGTTTTGGGCGCGCCTGCCAATCATGCTACTCAGTATAATCCTCGGCTGGATTATTTTCAAATGGTCAGCCCATTTGTTCGGAGCTACCGGCGGTTTGCTGTCATTGTTATTCTATGTGTGTGACCCCACCGTGATCGCTCACTCGCGATGGATTACGACCGATTTGGGCATTGCCTTGGGTCTGTTTGCCACGCTTTATTTTCTCAAACGTTTTGTAGATCGGTCGTCAACCAAAAACTTTCTATTGTTTGTTTTAATTTACGGCTTGGCTCAAGTAGCCAAATTTTCGGCGGTGATTCTTTTCCCACTTACCATACTGTACTTGATCATCGCTTGGTGGCAGCGGCGCGGCCAGTCCCCCGCCTCCGTTGATAATACGCGGGAGTTTCTGGCTCCGCGATCGATAAAGAAGATTTTCTATTTTGCGTTGCTCTTGTTACTTGGAAGCTTCCTGATCACTTGGGCGATCTACGGTTTCGAAATGCGCCTGCCCGCTTCTGACCCCGAGGTAGCGCACGGCTTCGCGCTAGGTAAATCACTGGTGCATTATGACACGCCGACATTGAAATTTATCAACCTCATCACCGACACCGGCACGGGTGTGGGACACTTTGTTCAACGCTTGACCGAAACCGTACCGCTACCGGCCTACAGTTATTTCAAGGGTTTTGTGGTTCTCTCAATCCACAACTATTGGGGCCATATGGCTTATCTGATGGGTCACTACTCCAACACCGGCTGGTGGTACTACTTTATTATCGCATTTCTAATTAAATCTCCTCTGGTCACCCTGGCCTTTCTGTTGGTAATATTGGCCTTACTGGGTCGACGCTTGTTTATGCGCGACCATGACCAGACAATGAATTTAGCCAAAACGCGCCGGCACCGATTTTCTCTGGCACCGTTTTGCCAGCGATTAAGAAAATCAAAAATCGATTGGTGGATCATTATACTTACACCCACGGCATACTTCATTTGGACGCTGACCAGCAAGCTGAATCTGGGAGTACGGCACTTGTTGCCGATCTACCCATTCATTTTCATTGGTTTTGGCGTATTAGCTACGCTCAAATGGTCCCGCCGCGGTTTAGTGTTAAAATTCCTGGGTTTGGCCTTGGTACTATTCTACGTCGTTGATTCCTTCGCCATTTATCCGCATTATATTTCCTACTTCAACCAGTCAATCGGTGGGCCCAGCCAGGGATACAAGTATCTACTCGATTCCAATATTGATTGGGGGCAAGATCTGATCCTCCTGAAAAAATACTTAGACGAACGAGATTTAAACTTTGTCTACTTCCATTACTTCGGTACGGCCGACCCGAAAGCTTATGGAATCGACCATGTCTCGCCGCCCACTAACGATCAGATCGCCGAACTACCCGATTTTCATGGTACGGTTGCCATCAGCCTATCTGGCTTGTATTCACAGAGCGGTGAATATCGCTGGCTGCTGGATTATAAGCCGGTGGTCACTATCGGATATTCCATTCGGGTATACGACATCGATTTTCGTAAATAA
- the ftsW gene encoding putative lipid II flippase FtsW: MKITRHRQASTGHAPDYRLMATIGLILLIGLVMLSSASTVVGYERFGDSNYYIKHQLLYGVLLGCFGFWIATKIDYRFWQRWSFPLLIGTILLLLVVFIPGIGLNIKGSHRWINLGFSTIQPAEIAKLTFLFYLANWLQKRGQGVKDFLYGFLPFIIMLALVAGLILLEPDFSTMLILCVMAVGVFFIGGANPWHVGLLGVFSSAFFMLMIKIAPYRAARFTVFLNPESDPQGIGYHINQALLAIGSGGWFGLGLGHSRQKYNFLPEVQGDSIFAIIAEEMGLLFSLCLIALFGYLMLRGFRIARQAPDNFSRYVSAGIVVWIVFQAFFNIAAMVGIVPLTGIPLPFISHGSTAVVSSLFAVGVLVNISKQTSATSRRS, encoded by the coding sequence GTGAAGATAACTCGGCACCGACAAGCTAGCACAGGACACGCACCCGACTACCGTTTGATGGCCACGATCGGATTAATATTATTAATCGGTCTTGTCATGCTGTCTTCGGCCAGTACGGTGGTCGGGTATGAGCGTTTTGGAGACAGCAATTATTATATCAAGCATCAGCTGTTGTATGGCGTGCTATTGGGTTGTTTTGGTTTTTGGATCGCTACCAAGATTGACTATCGGTTTTGGCAGCGCTGGTCATTTCCATTGTTGATTGGGACAATACTGTTATTACTTGTTGTTTTTATTCCCGGCATCGGACTGAATATCAAGGGATCGCATCGTTGGATTAATCTGGGTTTTTCCACCATCCAACCGGCCGAAATAGCCAAGCTGACTTTTTTATTCTATCTGGCCAATTGGCTGCAAAAACGCGGCCAGGGGGTTAAAGATTTTTTGTATGGATTTTTGCCATTTATAATCATGCTGGCTCTAGTGGCCGGTTTGATTTTGCTTGAGCCCGATTTTAGTACCATGCTGATACTGTGCGTTATGGCCGTGGGTGTATTCTTCATCGGCGGCGCCAACCCATGGCACGTGGGATTGCTGGGTGTTTTTAGTTCCGCTTTTTTCATGCTGATGATCAAAATAGCCCCGTATCGGGCAGCGCGCTTTACAGTCTTCTTGAATCCCGAATCCGACCCGCAGGGAATTGGTTATCATATCAACCAAGCCTTGTTGGCGATTGGATCCGGCGGATGGTTTGGGTTGGGCCTGGGGCATTCACGCCAGAAATATAATTTTCTACCCGAAGTTCAGGGCGATTCTATCTTTGCTATTATAGCGGAGGAAATGGGTTTGCTTTTTTCACTTTGCCTAATTGCATTATTTGGTTACTTGATGTTGCGAGGATTTAGAATCGCCCGACAGGCGCCGGATAATTTTAGCCGTTACGTCAGTGCTGGTATCGTTGTTTGGATTGTATTTCAAGCTTTTTTTAATATTGCCGCCATGGTGGGCATCGTACCGCTGACCGGCATTCCACTGCCGTTTATCAGCCACGGCAGTACCGCGGTAGTATCGTCACTCTTCGCGGTGGGCGTACTGGTTAACATTTCCAAGCAAACCAGCGCCACATCGCGCCGGTCGTAA
- the mraY gene encoding phospho-N-acetylmuramoyl-pentapeptide-transferase yields MVFPQDTEVIAIFVLTVCSFVVAIAWTPALTHFLYKYKMGKQIRDEASAPIFAKLHLKKSGTPVMGGLLIWVTTLVLAIIFFALSRLIDGDFIHRLNFLTRGETLLPLGALVAAALVGLVDDIFNVKKIGPYGGGLKIRHRLLIYTVIAIVGAYWFYYKLDWDLLHIPFLGNFNIGWWYIPIFIFVIVATSFSVNEIDGLDGLSGGTLLAAFTVYSVICFMQGKYNLAAFCGVIVGSLLAFLWFNIHPARFFMGDTGAMSLGTTLGVIAMLTNTAFLLPIIGLLFVIESLSVIIQISSKKFLHRKVFLSAPIHHHLEAIGWPETKIVMRFWVIAAVTAAIGLIIFLVDKS; encoded by the coding sequence ATGGTTTTTCCACAAGACACGGAAGTAATCGCCATTTTTGTCCTGACCGTTTGCTCATTTGTGGTCGCGATTGCTTGGACGCCGGCGCTAACCCACTTTTTGTACAAATATAAGATGGGCAAGCAGATTCGGGATGAGGCTTCGGCGCCGATATTTGCCAAGCTGCACCTAAAAAAATCCGGCACGCCGGTCATGGGTGGCCTACTGATCTGGGTGACTACGCTGGTGCTGGCGATAATATTCTTTGCCCTATCCAGACTTATCGATGGTGATTTTATCCATCGTCTAAACTTTTTAACTAGAGGTGAAACGCTCCTGCCATTAGGTGCGTTAGTGGCCGCCGCATTGGTGGGTTTAGTGGATGACATTTTTAATGTTAAGAAAATCGGTCCATATGGCGGGGGCTTAAAAATACGACACCGCCTATTAATTTATACCGTGATTGCTATTGTGGGTGCCTATTGGTTTTACTACAAGCTGGACTGGGATCTGCTGCACATCCCATTTCTGGGCAACTTCAACATCGGTTGGTGGTATATTCCCATATTTATATTTGTGATCGTGGCGACTTCTTTTTCAGTCAATGAAATCGATGGGCTGGATGGATTATCGGGCGGGACGTTGTTAGCTGCGTTTACGGTTTATAGCGTCATATGTTTTATGCAGGGGAAATATAATCTAGCCGCGTTCTGTGGTGTAATCGTTGGTTCCTTGCTGGCCTTCCTCTGGTTTAATATCCACCCGGCTCGATTCTTCATGGGGGATACAGGAGCGATGTCGTTGGGCACGACGCTGGGTGTTATAGCCATGTTAACAAACACGGCATTTTTGCTGCCGATTATCGGTCTGTTGTTCGTGATTGAGTCACTCTCGGTGATAATTCAGATCAGCAGCAAGAAATTTCTCCACCGCAAAGTATTTTTATCAGCCCCGATCCATCATCACCTGGAAGCAATCGGCTGGCCGGAAACTAAGATTGTGATGCGGTTTTGGGTAATCGCGGCCGTGACTGCGGCAATTGGGTTGATCATATTCCTGGTGGACAAATCATAG
- the murC gene encoding UDP-N-acetylmuramate--L-alanine ligase has translation MTNILSAGHVHCLGIGGIGVSGLARLLHWRGIIVTGSDLRQSIVTDDMQKLGVKVWIGPHDSSHVPPDAKIIVHTVATSQDNVELAEARRRGLTVITYPEAVGQLTEGKRLITVSGTHGKTTTTAMIGQLLIAAGLDPTVLVGSRLASIDGNARNGQGDYFVLEGDEYGRAFLNYHPEIAVITNIESDHLDVYRDIDDIKETFVQFLTNIKPNGTLVFNHDDANVLDLAKHFKGHAVSFGLSGGNYLGLIQGQERGAIFNEAHTGTIRLAIPGSFNVSNALAAISVGQLLGIKPDLIVKTLGEFAGLWRRFEIVGEHNGAIIISDYAHHPTAVRATVAAARQYFPDRHLLVAFQPHHRHRTKALFNDFVDALSGIDKLILQEIYDVAGRETDSTQDVSSRQLLDVLRQHGNDGIYCANDADTEATLKGVIKPNDVVLIMGAGTIDTVARNLVKQ, from the coding sequence ATGACAAATATTTTGTCCGCCGGCCATGTCCATTGTTTGGGTATCGGCGGTATTGGCGTTTCCGGGCTGGCTCGGTTACTGCACTGGCGGGGGATTATCGTCACCGGCAGCGATTTGCGGCAGTCCATTGTCACGGATGATATGCAAAAGTTGGGGGTGAAAGTCTGGATTGGTCCGCACGACAGTTCGCATGTGCCACCCGATGCAAAAATTATTGTTCACACTGTGGCGACATCGCAGGACAATGTGGAATTAGCCGAGGCCCGCCGTCGCGGTCTCACTGTTATAACGTATCCCGAAGCGGTGGGCCAGCTGACCGAGGGGAAGCGATTGATTACTGTATCTGGCACGCATGGCAAAACGACCACTACGGCGATGATTGGACAATTATTGATCGCGGCCGGTCTTGATCCGACCGTATTGGTCGGCAGCCGTCTGGCATCAATTGATGGCAATGCCCGCAACGGACAGGGAGACTATTTTGTACTTGAGGGCGATGAATATGGCCGGGCATTTTTAAACTACCACCCTGAAATTGCGGTTATCACCAATATTGAATCGGACCATCTGGATGTGTATCGTGATATCGACGATATCAAGGAGACTTTTGTCCAGTTTCTAACTAATATCAAACCCAACGGCACGTTAGTTTTTAACCATGACGATGCTAATGTTTTGGATTTGGCCAAGCATTTCAAAGGCCACGCGGTCAGCTTTGGTTTATCGGGTGGTAATTATCTCGGATTAATACAGGGTCAAGAACGGGGCGCAATATTTAACGAAGCACACACGGGTACAATCAGATTGGCAATCCCCGGATCGTTTAATGTCAGCAACGCACTAGCCGCGATTAGTGTCGGCCAGTTGTTGGGTATAAAGCCTGATTTGATAGTCAAAACCCTGGGAGAGTTTGCCGGTTTGTGGCGTCGGTTTGAAATCGTCGGTGAACACAATGGAGCGATTATAATTTCGGATTATGCACACCATCCCACCGCTGTTCGGGCTACCGTAGCAGCCGCGCGGCAGTACTTCCCGGACCGACATTTGCTGGTAGCTTTTCAGCCGCACCATCGTCATCGAACCAAGGCGCTATTCAATGATTTTGTTGACGCGCTGTCCGGAATTGATAAACTGATACTCCAAGAGATTTATGATGTGGCGGGGCGGGAAACCGACAGTACGCAAGACGTCAGCTCGCGTCAGCTGCTGGATGTGCTGCGCCAGCATGGGAACGATGGCATTTATTGCGCCAACGATGCCGACACCGAAGCGACACTCAAGGGCGTAATCAAGCCAAACGACGTTGTGCTGATCATGGGAGCGGGGACGATTGATACCGTGGCGCGTAATTTAGTAAAACAATGA